The sequence below is a genomic window from Deltaproteobacteria bacterium.
GTCGCCCGCGTTCATCCAGCTCTTCGACCAGACTTCGATACTTAGACCGAAGCCAGCACACAATGGTCTCGTCTCTCATCCCTGCTCTTGTGCAGAGGCTCTCCACTCCGGTCAATCACTATTGCGGTAAGTTGTTTCCTGCCACCGCCTAAGTACTGCGTTGCGCGCACAATCTGTTTTCCCGCAAGACAACGCCTTCCAGACAGAACAAACAGTTCATGCGCCAATGCACGTTCTTCCGGAGAGAGATCTCGCCAACTATGTACTTCAGTAAGGAACTTCGCACCGCCGCGAAGATGAGACATTTTCAACCGCGTGAGCACACAGTAGAGGCGGTTGGTCCGCAATTGCGGCTCTGCTTCGAGCAGTTGCGTGAAATAGGACAGCGCCCGTTTGTAGTCATCCCGAGCATAGTGATAATGGGCAAGGAAACGATTCGAGGTTTTGCGCGTAGGATCCTGAACCAGCACTTGTTGGTGCCAGCGGGCAGCGTCCGAGTCGGCGTGCCGCTTCTCATGCAATTGCGCGAGAAGACTGAGCGAAGCAACATTGTCCGGCTGTACGCGTAAGGCTTCTGTCGCATACCCCAACGCCTCACGATATTCGCCTCTCTCTTCACAAGCGCGTGCCAGCAGTCGCCACAAATGAGCATCTTGCCGTTGGGTCGCTTCCTCTACCCAGGTACTTGCAGAAGATGAAGAGGAGGGAGACGGCATTTCTTGCGGCTGGAACGCCGCTGCCATCGCGAGCCCCCAACCGTCTTTGTGCCCGACCGTCGTCTCGACATTGAGGTCGTACGCAGCATCCCGCTTTTCTGAGAGTTCAGGAGGAGAAGCGAGGTTACGTTTGGGTATAGGTTTCGTCGCAGTGGGCGCTGGGGCTGACTCTGACATAACCTTCCTTTTCGTTAGCAACAGCACTCGCAGTGGTCGTCTGGCTCCCCCCGCCCCTAACACCGTGACGCCGACCTGCAAGCGACCGCTATAGGCACATTACGTATGGTTGGTCATATCAGATGGCACCCGATGCGCTTACCCTTTTCTTATGGAATTTTTAAGGAATTTGTAAAAATAGGGGTGGTTTCGCTTGTAGCCCACCCGCCTACATTTACGTCCACAAACACGCCCGCGCGAGCTCAGTATCCATATACTCATTGAGTGAACGAATCTTGCCATCGACCACTCGCCACACGCGGCAGTACATATTGTTGTAATCACGTCCATCAAGGGTTTTGGCTTTCCCACGTGCCTGTTCGACGACGAACTCACCGTCGCAGATGAAGTTGTCAATCGTCATGGGAATCGCACCATTCACAATCTTCGCCCCAAATACTTTCTTGAGGATCGCAATCACATTGTGTTTACCTGAAAGCGTCGACCCACCTGGCGGTGTTCCCATAACGGTAATCGCAAAGTCGTCAGTGGTATCGGCTAAGAACCCATCGATATCGCCACGCCCCAGTGCGGCAATGGCTTGACGGATGATCTCTTTGTTTTGTTCAGTCGTCGACACGGAAACCTCCTAAAAGCGCGGTAAGAACCGCACAGAACGTAGAACGAGGAGCTGGGAGCTAGGCACGAACTCTCTCCCCACCAGTTCCAAGCCCCAAGTCCCCAACCCCTAGCGTTACTCCTCCAACGGCTCGATCCCAGTCTCTCCACCAAACCGCGGCAGCTCATTATCCAGTGGCACCCAATCGACATGATTGGAATAGTAATAATGCGCTTGCGGCGGACGGTCGATTTCGCCTTTGAGATTAGCCAAGACAATATCAATATGTTGTGGGTGATTCGTCGACTCACAAAAAAGTGAGCTGCTACATACGTCACAGAACGATCGCCAGCCATGATCAGAGGAGCGGTAAATTTTCAGATGATCTTTACCTTCCGTCAGCTGGAACTGCGTGTACGGCACCGCAAACCAGGTGACGTAGCCGGCGCCATGGACACGACGACACATGGAACAATGGCAATGCGCGCAGAACAGTGTCGGGAGCGTCACTTCAAATTTTACCGCACCGCAAAAACATTCGCCGTGCACGGGAGCATTGATCTCAGGGTGGTCACTCATGACAACCTCCTGTTTCTATAATTTCGCCATGACTTTCTCGGCAAAGTCCTCGATCACTCGATACTGAGTTTCCAACGAGGGCAAGATCATAATCTGATGTAACCCAGCCTCTTCCAGTCGACGAATCTGTTCGAGGATCTCGTCAGGGGTACCGACCAAACAGGTTGTTTTGATCAGTTCAGGAGTAACGAACTTGGCTTCTTCCGGAAGCAAATACGTGCAGTGGCCATCATGAATGCGCAGGTGGATATGCGAAGCGGGAGTCTTCTCCACCATCGCGCGATACTCCTCCCACATGGCCCGCAGATGGCCCGGCGGG
It includes:
- a CDS encoding tetratricopeptide repeat protein, which translates into the protein MSESAPAPTATKPIPKRNLASPPELSEKRDAAYDLNVETTVGHKDGWGLAMAAAFQPQEMPSPSSSSSASTWVEEATQRQDAHLWRLLARACEERGEYREALGYATEALRVQPDNVASLSLLAQLHEKRHADSDAARWHQQVLVQDPTRKTSNRFLAHYHYARDDYKRALSYFTQLLEAEPQLRTNRLYCVLTRLKMSHLRGGAKFLTEVHSWRDLSPEERALAHELFVLSGRRCLAGKQIVRATQYLGGGRKQLTAIVIDRSGEPLHKSRDERRDHCVLASV
- a CDS encoding GFA family protein; amino-acid sequence: MSDHPEINAPVHGECFCGAVKFEVTLPTLFCAHCHCSMCRRVHGAGYVTWFAVPYTQFQLTEGKDHLKIYRSSDHGWRSFCDVCSSSLFCESTNHPQHIDIVLANLKGEIDRPPQAHYYYSNHVDWVPLDNELPRFGGETGIEPLEE